The sequence CATAAAGAATACCTTTTCGAAGCCCAGACTGTAAAACTCAGCAGCTTCCAACATACGATTGTTGTTATCTACTTTGTTCACCACCAGGAGAACAGGTTTGGAAGAGCGGCGCAATAGTTCCGCCATATTATCATCAAGATCGGTAATGCCTGTAGCAGCATCACACATGAAAAGGAGCACGTTTGCTTCTTCCATGGCAATCACTACCTGCTTGCGGATCTCACGTTCAAATACATCATCACTACCGTGTACAAAACCACCGGTATCAATTACGTTAAAAGATCTGCCATTCCAGTCTGCCACTCCATACTGTCTATCTCTCGTTACGCCAGAGACGTCATCCACAATGGCTTTGCGCTGTTCCAGCAAACGGTTGAACAGGGTAGACTTACCCACATTAGGACGACCGACAATTGCTACTGTAAATCCAGCCATAATATTTTAAAAATTACTAAACTTAAAACCTATATGTTCTGTTAGAGAGCCGTCTCTATTCAGAATTAATAACCGTATTCTTTCAGATAAAGATCATTGTCTCTCCACTTACCTCTCACTTTCACAAACAATTCAAGGAACACTTTCTGACCAATAAACTTTTCAATGTCTTCACGCGCCATGGTACCCAGTCTGCGGATGCCCGTTCCTTTATCGCCCAGGATAATTCCTTTCTGTGTATCTCTCGTCACAATAATCTCCGCAGAGATTTTCGTCAGTGTTGTTTTTTCCTGGTACTGTGTCACCACTACTGCTGTGTGATAAGGGATCTCTTCTTCATACAGATGAAAGATCTTTTCCCTGATTATTTCAGCTACGAAAAAGCGGGTAGATTTATCTGTTAATGTATCTTCAGGATAGAAAGGATCACTTTCCGGAAGCATGCTGACAATCTGTTTCAGCAGCGCATCCACACCTTTTTTCTGCAAGGCAGAGATGGTGATGACAGTTGCTTTGCCCCAGTCTTCACATTGCTTCACGATCTCTTCCAGCTTTTCCTTTTCCATCACGTCCATCTTGTTGATCACAAGCAGACATTTTGCTTTCAGTTTCAGCGAATCGAAGAGTTCGAGGTTTTCAGCCACATTGTCTTTCACATCCATCATCAGCAAAGCGACGTCTGCATCTTCAAGTGCTGACTTCACTGCGCCCATCATCTTTTCGTGTAACCGGTAACGCGGGTCTATAATACCCGGGGTATCGGAGAATACAATCTGGTATTCATCAGTAGTCACAATACCAGTTATACGATGTCTGGTAGTTTGAACCTTCGGGGATACAATAGCGAGCTTTTCGCCAATGAGTGCGTTCATGAGGGTACTTTTCCCTGCATTCGCTTTTCCGAAGATATTTACAAACCCTGCTTTATGCATGTAATTTTTTTCCTAAACTTCCTGAAATAAAAAAATCCCGACCTAGCCGGGACTTCGTTTGTAGCGAGGAGGGGATTCGAACCTCTGACCTTCGGGTTATGAGCCCGACGAGCTACCTCTGCTCTACCTCGCAATGAGAGTGCAAAGATAGACAAAGATTAATCCCTGCCAAATATTTTTTAAAAGAAATCCTGCTATCATTTTAACCCGGCCATAGACTCAAGCTATAAGATATACTACTGTCAAGGCTTTCAAGGCAGTACTTTTGAACAAAAAATAATTGAATATTTCTTTTTCTTCATTTACATGAATCAAAAAACTCACTTCTGCTAACGGCAAAAGTGAGTTTTTAAGATTCAGGAAATTGACAATATCAATGAACTGCCGACATCACACCAGGGATAAAGAACAGACCTATAGACGAAAACTATCCCTTTTAAAAAGGAAATTCATTAAAATGGCAAATCATTTCTTACACCTTCATCATCATCATCTTCTTCATTCTCCCTTTCTAATTCTTCCTCACTTCGCTCCTCCTCTACCCCTGCACTTCCAGTTCCCAATACCCCCCTCGCTCCCGGCAGCAACGCCAGTTCCGCTACTCTCATGTTCACACCTGCCAGCACCTCGCCCTGCTTACCCGCATACCCTTTGAACACAGGCCTGCCTTCCACATACACCAGCGTTCCCTTCTTTAAATACGGTCCCAGATTATCCCGCCCCCAGACAGAACAATTAATCCATGTAGTACGCTCCTGTACTACTCCCATTAAATCTTTAAACTGTTCATTTTGTGCTACACTGAATGACAGCACTGATTTCCCGTTGATGACTTTTTTCAAAGCATCATGCCCCAGATGGCCAATGACCGAAAGTCTGATCATGCAATTACAAATTGATGGTTAACATTAAAAAAATAAAACGTGTGAAAACTTTCCAGGGGGGATAATATATATGCAATTCTAATTTAACAATTTTCTTCCATTTAAAAAATTTTTCTCTATACCTTTGTTTCGGAATCCGGTATGTACTATCGTACATTTTTTCAAAACCACCAGCCGGCTTCACCTCGGGGTGCCTTACTATCAGGCTGAGATCAGACCCGTTGAACCTGATCAGGTAATGCTGATTAGGAAAGGTAAGTGAACCAATTCTTCCTTACCCACATATGGCAAGCTGCACGCACATGCGTAGCAGATAACTTAATGCTACCCTCATACCGTAGCTTTTTAAACTGTTGAGTCCATGAGACAATTCTTACTGCTATGGCTGGTTTTCAGCGCAGTCTCGGTACATGCACAAACCGTGCTCACCGGTATAATCACTGACAAAAAAACCGGCCACCCCCTTGAAGGCGTGTCTGTCAGCATCCTTTCTGCCGATAATACCGGCGCCCATTCCAATGCCAATGGGGTTTACCGCATTTTACTCCCTTCACAGGGCACCTTTACTATCAAAGCAACTTACCTGGGCTTTCAACCCCTCACCACTGCTGTGCATACAAACGGAACTAGTACCAATGCCGATCTGCAACTGGAAGAAACCGGCCTCTTCGTACAGCCTGTTGAAATCACCAGCCTCCGCGTAGGCCAGCATGCGCCATTTACTCAATCTACTATCACCGCCGAAGAGATCAAAAAGCAAAACCTGGGACAAGATCTCCCCATCCTGCTCAATCAAATGCCAGGTGTAGTGACCAACTCCGATGCAGGTACTGGCATTGGTTACACCAGCATGCGCGTAAGAGGTACAGACATCACCCGTATCAATGTTACGAACAACGGTATCCCTGTCAATGATGCGGAATCACAGGGCACTTATTTTGTAGATATTCCAGACCTCGCTTCCAGCGTAAGCAGTATTCAGCTGCAACGGGGTGTAGGGACCTCTACCAACGGTGCCGGGGCTTTCGGCGCCTCTCTCAATATCAGCACCAACGATTACCGGGAGAAAGCTTATGGCGAAATCTATAACAGCTTCGGCTCTTTCAATTCATGGAAGAATACAGTAAAAGCAGGTACCGGGCTTATTAACGGCCACTTCACTGTAGATGCCCGCCTGTCAAGAGTCACCTCCGATGGTTATATTGATCGTGCCAGCTCCAATCTCAAAGCTTTTTATACTTCTGCCGCATATATTTCCAAAAACACCGCCATCCGCCTCAACATTTCCTCTGGCACTGAAAAGACTTACCAGGCATGGAACGGCGTACCACAGGATTCCCTGGCTACCCACCGTACCTATAACTCTGCCGGACAAAAATCGGATGGCTCTTATTATAATAACGAAACAGACAATTACCAGATGGACAACTACCAGTTGTTCCTCAACCAGGCCCTCAGCGATAAACTGAACTTCACCGTTGCGGCTCACTATACCAAAGGCAAAGGGTATTACGAGCAGTACAAAGAAGCACAGGCTTACAGTGCTTATGGCCTTACCAACCCTGTTATCAATGATGCGGAAGTGACCAGCACAGACCTCATCCGCCAGCTATGGCTGGACAATGATTTCTATGGTAGCATCTTCTCTGTCAATTACCAGGGCACTAAATTCAGCTGGAGTGTAGGTGGTGGCTGGAACCGTTACGAAGGCAATCACAACGGACAAATTATCTGGGCACAATACGCCATCGACAAGAATTATAAATACTATAACCTGGATGCGATGAAGCGGGATGCAAACATCTACTGGAAAGGTGAATACAAAGTAACCAAAGCCCTCCGTGTATTTGCAGATCTGCAATACCGCGATGTGAAATACAACATTGATGGTTTTGAAGATAATCCTACACTCATTCAGCATAACAAATACAACTTCTTCAATCCAAAAGCAGGTATCACCTATTCTCTCAATGAGCAACAGGATGTATATGCTTCCTTCGCTATTGGAAATAAAGAACCTAACCGCGATGACTTTGAAGCTGCGAAACTACAAACACCCAAAGCTGAAAGTCTGCGTGATGTAGAAGCAGGTTACACCCTGCATACACATGACCTGGTATTGCAGGCGAACGTGTACTACATGAACTACAAAAATCAACTGGTACAAACCGGTAAACTGAATGAAGTAGGTGCTTATACCCGCACTAACATACCTAAGAGCTACCGCGCCGGTATTGAATTACAGGGCACACAGCGACTGGGCAGATATTTCAGCATTGGTTTGAATGCCGCACTCAGTCAGAATAAAGTGAAAAACTTTGTGAGCTATATCGATAACTACGATACAGGTGGTCAGGATACTGTAGTATCCAGCAGCAGTAATATTGCTTTCTCTCCTGCTTTTGTAGGTGGTTATACATTGACTGCAAAACCAATAAAGAACCTTGAAATAGCCTTGATAGGTAAGTATGTAAGCCGTCAGTACCTGGATAACACCGGCGGGAAAGAACGCAGCCTGGATGGTTATTATACGAATGATCTGCGTATCAATTATATCGTACCACAAAAGCTCTTTAAAGAACTGGGAGTACAGTTCATGCTGAATAATATCTGGAACGCTATGTATAGTCCTAATGGTTATACTTATATGTACAGAGAAGGCGGACAGTTATACTCTTCCAACGGGTATTACCCAATGGCCGGAACGAATTTCTTTGCCGGGGTCAATATCGGATTCTAATTTATAAGGGGCACATATTGAAAGAAGTTGTTTCAAAAATAAAGAACCCTCTTCAGCATTACTAAAATGGTTACCTATCTCCATTAGGTACCAGAATTAAGGGAGGCTGTATCTTATGATACGGCCTCTTATTTTTTTTTCGTCGGGAGCCCTAAATGTTAATCTGTATGTCAATTAAGGAACTGATTAAAACAAGATGGACTGTCGAAAGTGACAGGATCACGATTTACCCGTACGGATGGTACGAAGAAGATTGATAGACTGGTAGAAGAGATAAAAAGTATTATGAGATAAAAACATGCATGAAAGAGGAAATTCTCCAACGGGGAATGAAAACCATTTTCAAAGAAAACATTCATGAAAAATGGAATTCACCAACGAAGATGAAACCCATTTTCAATGAAAAAGGGAGTGGAATAATTCCACCCCCTTTAATAAAATAGGTTAGTAAGTCTACTTAGTCAATGCCGCAATCGCTGCATCTACTTTGACAAAGTTAAACCCTTTCAACACATCTTCCATCATTTTATTTATTTCCGCAGTCCCCGGGTTCCCAATACTTCCTTCATGGGTATGTTGCACTGCTTTTTCAGGTGCAAAATTCCCCTTCTCTATATCCAACCCTACCTGCTTGTAAGCTTCTCTGAAAGGCACACCTTCCAGCACCAGCTTATTCACCACTTCCACACTAAACAGGTACTGATACTTTGCATCATCCAGAATATTCTCCTTAATGCGAATATTAGACAACATCAATCCTGTCATCTGAATGCAATCTTTCAGCACCCCAAATGCAGGAAATAAATTTTCCTTCAGCAACTGCAGATCACGGTGATAACCAAGAGGTAAATTGGTGATCATCATCGCAATCTCATTTGGCAACGCCTGCAATTTATTGCAATGAGAACGGATCAGTTCCCACACATCCGGATTCTTTTTATGCGGCATGATACTACTACCAGTCGTCAGCTCATCAGGGAAGGTGATAAAGCCAAAATTCTGGTTCATAAACAACGTCGCATCCATCGCCATCTTTGCCAGCGAAGCCGCAATCCCTGCCAGTGCAAAAGATACGATCTTCTCTGTCTTACCACGCCCCATCTGTGCATACACCACATTGTAATTCAGGTCGTCAAAACCTAACAACTGTGTGGTGAGTGTACGGTTCAGCGGAAAGGAAGAACCATATCCCGCAGCAGAACCCAACGGGTTTTTGTTCACCACTTTGTAAGCGCCCTGCAGCATCGTCAGGTCATCCACCAGACTTTCTGCATACGCACCAAACCAGAGACCAAATGAAGATGGCATAGCAATCTGCAGGTGTGTATACCCCGGCATCAGGCGATCTTTATATTCTTCACTCTTTTGCTGCAACAGGTCGAACAGGCCCTTTACCTCCTTCACTAATATTTGCAACTCCGAACGCAGGAATAATTTCAGGTCTACTAAAACCTGGTCATTCCTGGATCGTCCGCTATGGATCTTTTTACCAACCTCACCCAAACGGCGGGTCAGCAGCAGCTCTACCTGGGAGTGGATATCTTCTACCCCATCTTCCAGTACAAAGTTGCCTTCCTGTATCTCTTTGTAGATCTGTTTTAATTCTTTTTGCAGCACAGCCAATTCGTCTGCTGTAAGCAGGCCAATCGTCTGCAGCATCGTCGTATGTGCCAGTGACCCAAGCACATCGAAAGGCGCGAGAAAAGCATCCATTTCACGATCTTTACCTACCGTGAATTTATCTACTTCAGCAAGGGCTGCTTTGTCTTTTTGCCAGATTTTCATTTCAAATTAGTTTTTAATAATCTCTTCCAACAATGATATATAACTGTCTATTCCCTGTCTCACTTCATCCACAAAAATGAACTCATCAGCGGTATGTGATCTGGCAGAATCGCCAGGTCCCATCTTGATAGAAGTAGATGGAATTAATGCCTGATCAGAAGTGGTTGGTGAACCATAACAGGTCTTTCCTAACCGCACACCTGCCTGTACAAACGGATGGTCCAGCGGAATACCGGAAGGACGCATACGGATAGAACGCGGCTTTATTTCACACTTCACATTTTCCTGTATGATCTCCAGAATTTCTTCCAGGGAATACTGTTCTGTTACACGCACATCCACCACAAAAGATACATCTGCAGGCACCACATTGTGTGCTTTGTTCGATGTATTGATCACGGTAACACTCATCTTCACAGGACCCAGTGTTTCAGATACTTTTGGATATTGATAGGTACGGAACCATTCAATATCCGGCAGTGCCTTATAAAGGGCATTTTCGCCCTCATTTCTCGCCGCATGACCCGCTTTCCCATACACTGTGCAATCCAGTACCATCAGGCCTTTTTCGGCGATGGCCAGTTGGGTTTGTGTAGGTTCCCCTACGATCGCGAATTCAATAGCTGGCAACTGATCGAGAATGCTCTCGATACCGTTGTGACCACTGATCTCTTCTTCGGCAGTAGCAGTGAGAATAATATTGTATTTCAGATCCTGCCGATCGTAGAAATGCAGAAAGGTAGCGATCAGGCTGACCAGACAACCACCTGCATCATTACTACCCAATCCATACAGTTTGCCATCCTCAATATCAGGCGAGAATGGATTACGTGTATATTGCGGGTTTGGCTTTACAGTATCGTGATGGGAATTGAATACGATCACTGGTTTAGCAGGATCGAAGTATTTATTTTGCGCCCAGATGTTATTCAGATGCTGGTTGAAAGGAATGTTCCTCGCTGATAGAAATTCGCCGATCAGTTTAGCAGTATCCTGCTCTTCCCTGCTCAGGGAAGGAGTTGCGATCAGTGATTTTAACAGTTCAACAGCGTCTGCATACAGTTGTTGGTTCCACATAGGTGTTAGCGTATTAAGGTGCCGGCTACTGTGTCAGAGGTATTGCTCAGCACATCGTCTGCATGGCCGATCAGCACTTCATTTACCCCACTCTCAATCGCAGCAAATGCGTTGTTCAGCTTAGGAAGAATACCGTCTGTCAGCACGCCGTCTGCCAGTAGCTCATTATAGATTTGACGGTCGATCAGGTTAATGACGGCATTATCGTCCTGTGCGTCGTGTAGTACTCCTTTCTTTTCGAAACAGTAAATCAGTCTTACGTTATATATTTTCGACATCGCAATCGCCAGCGCACTGGCGATGGTATCTGCATTTGTATTCAGGATCTGCCCTTTGCCATCGTGGGTCAGGGAGGCGAATACCGGTGTCAGGTCAGCTTCCAGCAATGCTTTCAGCGGTGCTGACTGTACCTGGTCGTTATTGATGTCTCCTACAAATCCGTAGTCGATCTCTTTTACGGGTCTTTTTACAGCTGGGATAATGTTAGCGTCTGCACCTGTCATACCGATGGCGTTGCAACCGTTAGCCTGTAATTTTGCTACCAGTTGTTTGTTCACCAAACCACCATATACCATGGTCACTACGTCAATAGTATCCGCATCTGTAATACGGCGGCCATCTACATATTTTGATTCGATACCCAGTTTATCACCTATTCTTGTCGCTATCTTTCCACCACCGTGTATCAGTATTTTCTTACCCTGAATATTAGAAAACTTTTGTAAAAAAGCATCCAGCAATGCAGGGTTGTCGATGACGTTACCGCCGACTTTAATGACAAAAAGATCGATCATATTTTACTTAAAAATTGGGAGGCATCCCTTGCGGGATGCCTTCATATTATTTATTCTTCAAAATCTCACTTAACACAGCCTGCGCAGCCCATACACGGTTGCCGGCTTCTGGTATGACGATCGAATTCGGACCATCCAGTACCTCATCTGCAATCACCACATTTCGTCTTACTGGCAGGCAGTGCATGATCTTCGCATTGTTCGTACCTATCAGTTTCGCGTTGTCCACCATCCAGCTGGGATCTGTGCAGGTGATCTTACCATAGTCTTTGTAAGAAGACCAGTTCTTCACATACACAAAGTCAGCACCTTCCAGTGCCTTATCCTGGTTGTATTCGATCCGCGCATTACCACTGAATTTTGGATCCAGTTCGTACCCTTCAGGATGTGTGATCACGAAATCAACTTCACCCCATGCATTCATCCATTGTGCAAATGAATTGGGTACTGCCTGTGGCAATGCTTTTACATGCGGCGCCCATGTCAATACTACCTTTGGTTTACGTGGCTGCTGCCAGCGCTCTGCAATGGTAATAACGTCGGTGAGGCTCTGCAGCGGGTGCAGGGTCGCACTTTCCAGGCTCACTACAGGTACACCTGCATATTTGATAAACTGGTTAATATACTTCTCAGTGTAATCCGCTTCCTTGTCTTTCAGACCGGGAAAAGTACGGATCGCCATGATGTCAAAGTATTGCCCCATCACTGCTGCCGCTTCTTTCACGTGCTCTGAGGTGCTGCCATTCATAATCGCACCATCATTCATTTCCAGTTGCCAGCCTTCCTTATCGATGTTGAATACAACCGCTTCCATCCCAAGGTTCTTTGCCGCCACCTGCGTACTCAATCGTGTTCGCAGACTTGGGTTTAAGAATATCATACCCAGGGTCTTGTTCTCACCCAGTTTCTTATCTTTAAAAGGCTGTTTTTTGTAGTCCAGAGCGATATCCACTAACCGTGGGACACTTGGCACATCATCTACTGAAATAAATTGTTTCATTTTTTCTGTATGGCGCTGTAATGATGATAGTATAAAAGTTAGTTCAGTTCTTTGCTGAAAGCAGTCAGGAACTCGTTGGCATGTTCCATGGTCAGTGCCAGTGAAGGCAGCAACCTGATCACATTTGGCTTCGCCTCGCCGGTAAAGATCTTATGCTTAAATAACAGTTCTTTTCTCACATGGTTCAGTGACTCCGGCAGTTCGATACCGATCATGAGACCTCTACCCCTTACTTCAGTTACCTGTGGAAATTTTTGCAGTTCGCTGATCAGGTAGTTACCTACTTTCTCTGCATTCGCAATCAGGTTTTCACTCTCCATTGTTTCCAGTACGGCCAGTGCTGCTGCACAAGCCAGGTGGTTACCACCAAATGTAGTACCCAGCATACCGTAAGCTGGTTTGATATGAGGAGCGATGATGATACCACCGATTGGGAAACCATTACCCATACCCTTTGCCATGGTGTAAATATCTGCATTCACACCCGCATGGTCGTGGGAGTAGAATTTACCGCTTCTGCCATAACCACACTGTACGCTGTCTGCGATGAATACTGCATTATACTGATCGCACAGACTTCTGATCTTTTGCAGGAAAGAAGTGCTGGCTACTTTAATACCACCTACACCCTGTATACCTTCGATGATCACAGAGGAGATTTCGTTGGCTTTGAAAGCTGCTTCCAGTGCTGCTTCATCTTCCCATGGCAGGAAAATTACGTTGTCAGTCTGGTTCACAGGCGCTACGATCTTGGGATTGTCTGTCACCGCAACAGCCAGGCTGGTTCTACCGTGGAAGCTGTTTTTGAAAGCAATTACTTTCTTTTTACCATTGTAGAAAGAGGCCAGTTTCAGTGCATTCTCATTTGCTTCTGCGCCAGAGTTCACGAGGAACAGCTGGTAGTCAGGCTTACCGCTCAGTTGGCCCAGTTTTTCAGCCAGTTGCTGCTGAATAGGGATCTTTACAGAGTTGGAATAGAAACCAACTTTGTTCAGTTGTTCGGTGAGCCGCTTTACATAATGAGGATGTGTATGACCGATAGAGATCACTGCGTGACCGCCATACATGTCAAGGTACTGGTTGCCCTGATCGTCCCAAACGTTGGAACCTAAGGCTTTCTCAATAGTAATATTATTGATGGGATATACGTCGAATAAATTCATTGTTAAGAAGGATCTTAAGATTTAAAATACGATTGATTTCAGCTTCAGTCCTGCAGTTTCATCCAGTCCGTACATGATGTTCATATTCTGAATGGCCTGTCCGGAGGCGCCTTTCACCAGGTTGTCTTCGATAGAGTGGATCACGAGTTTGTTGCCCACTTTCTCTAACTGGATCAGGACCTTGTTGGTGTTTACCACCTGTTTCAGGTCAATCTGTTTATCACTCACGTGTGTGAACGGTGCATCTGCATAATAGTCCTTATACAGCTGCTGTGCTTCTTCGAGTGACAGATCGCTGTTCAGGTACGAAGTGATCCAGATTCCTCTTGGAAAGTCACCTCTTACAGGTACAAAATTGATCTCACCTCCGAAAGAAGGTTGCAACAGCTGTAAGCTTCGTCGTATTTCCTTCAGGTGCTGATGGCTCAGCACTTTGTATGTGCTTACATTGTTGGCTCTCCATGTAAAATGGGAAGTTGCCTGCAGACTTTGTCCGGCACCGGTAGACCCAGTGATACCGGTAGTATGTACTTCCTGCAGTTTACCGGCCTTAGCCAGTGGCAATAGGCCAAGTTGTATAGCTGTGGCAAAGCAGCCCGGGTTGGCGATGTTCTTTGCGCTGGCAATTTTTTCTTTGTTCAGCTCTACGAGACCATAAACGAATTCACGGCCTTTGGCTGTTTCACCGAGTCTGAAATCCTGGCTCAGGTCGATGATATTGATGTGTGCAGGGATGTCGTTGTCTTCCACAAATTTCTTTGCTTCGCCATGTCCCAGGCAGAGGAAGATCACATCCACATCATTGCTGAGTTCACCTGTAAAGGTGAGCTCAGTTTCGCCCAGCAGGTCAGCATGCACGGCATACAAAGGATTGCCGGCATTACTGCGACTGTGTACGAATGATATATTTACGTTGGGATGATTGAGTAAAAGACGGATCATTTCACCGCCACCATAACCTGCGCCGCCTACGATCCCTGCATTTATTTTTTTCTCAGTTGCCATTCTTAATTATTTGCCGCCGTTGGCGCTCTCAGTTACCTGATGCCAGATCATAGTCTGGTTACCGAAGATCTTGCTGAAACCTCTTACATCTTCGCCACTCCAGCCATTATTCATCTCACCGTATTTACCGAATTTGCTGCTCATCAGATCGTAAGCAGATTCGATACCAGTTACCTGGAAGCGGTAAGGCTGTAACGTTACAAATACTTCGCCGGTCACATTTTCCTGGCTGTGCTGTAAGAACGCTTCGATGTCGCGCATTACAGGGTCCATGATCTGACCTTCATGCATCCAGTTGCCGTAGAATGCAGCCAGTTGGTCTTTCCAGCTCAGCTGCCATTTTGTAAGCACGTGTTTTTCCAGTGCATGGTGCGCTTTAATAATAATAACAGGCGCGGCAGCTTCAAAGCCTACACGGCCTTTGATACCGATGATGGTATCACCTACGTGAATATCGCGGCCAATGGCAAATGGGCCTGCTATGGTTTGTAAGTATTGGATGGCTTCGGAAGGATGTGCAAAAGTCTTGTCGTTTACACCAGTCAGTTCACCTTTCACAAATTTCAGTTTCACCTGCTCAGTACCTTCTTTGGTAAGTTGTGTAGGCCATGCTTCTTCAGGCAGGAAACCGTTGGAAGTCAGGGTCTCTTTACCACCTACGGATGTACCCCACATCCCTTTGTTGATGGAGTATGCAGCCTTTTCAAAGTTCATTTCCACACCTTTTTCTTTCAGGTAAGAAATTTCTGCTTCACGGCTCAGTTTCATGTCACGGATCGGGGTGATGATTTCAACCCCTGGGATCATGATATTAAAGATCATATCAAAACGAACCTGGTCGTTACCGGCACCGGTACTACCGTGTGCTACAGCATCTGCACCAACTTCTCTCACGTATTCGCCGATAGCGAGTGCCTGGCTCATACGCTCAGCACTTACGCTCAGTGGGTAAGTGTTGTTCTTCAGTACATTTCCGAAGATGAGGTATTTGATTACACTATCATAATAAGAGCGTACTGCATTTACCGTCTTGTGGCTCTTCACACCTAAATTGTAAGCGCGCTTTTCAATTTCCACCAGTTCTTCTTCAGAAAAACCGCCGGTATTCACGATTACAGAATGCACTTCATATCCTTTTTCTTCTGTCAGATATTTAACGCAATAGGAAGTATCGAGTCCTCCGCTAAATCCCAGTACTACTTTTTTCATTTACTTATAGTGATAATGATTGTTGATAATAATATTGTCTATCTATAAAAAATTAAACAGGAAGAATCTTTTCTTGCTCGCAGCAGCAGCGCCGCCGCCGCCGCTTCCTCCCTCTTTTTCTTTACCGCTCTTGAGCAGTACGAATCTTTTATACCGCAGCCAGCGTTCGAACAGTTTGAAGTTGTCAGAGAACTTACGCTTGCGCTGTGAATGCTGGATAGTGCCGTTTGCGGCGACCATCACCTGTGGCTGTATCACTACATTATAATGTTCTGCTGCCGC is a genomic window of Chitinophaga sp. LS1 containing:
- a CDS encoding N-acetylornithine carbamoyltransferase — encoded protein: MKQFISVDDVPSVPRLVDIALDYKKQPFKDKKLGENKTLGMIFLNPSLRTRLSTQVAAKNLGMEAVVFNIDKEGWQLEMNDGAIMNGSTSEHVKEAAAVMGQYFDIMAIRTFPGLKDKEADYTEKYINQFIKYAGVPVVSLESATLHPLQSLTDVITIAERWQQPRKPKVVLTWAPHVKALPQAVPNSFAQWMNAWGEVDFVITHPEGYELDPKFSGNARIEYNQDKALEGADFVYVKNWSSYKDYGKITCTDPSWMVDNAKLIGTNNAKIMHCLPVRRNVVIADEVLDGPNSIVIPEAGNRVWAAQAVLSEILKNK
- a CDS encoding aspartate aminotransferase family protein, with product MNLFDVYPINNITIEKALGSNVWDDQGNQYLDMYGGHAVISIGHTHPHYVKRLTEQLNKVGFYSNSVKIPIQQQLAEKLGQLSGKPDYQLFLVNSGAEANENALKLASFYNGKKKVIAFKNSFHGRTSLAVAVTDNPKIVAPVNQTDNVIFLPWEDEAALEAAFKANEISSVIIEGIQGVGGIKVASTSFLQKIRSLCDQYNAVFIADSVQCGYGRSGKFYSHDHAGVNADIYTMAKGMGNGFPIGGIIIAPHIKPAYGMLGTTFGGNHLACAAALAVLETMESENLIANAEKVGNYLISELQKFPQVTEVRGRGLMIGIELPESLNHVRKELLFKHKIFTGEAKPNVIRLLPSLALTMEHANEFLTAFSKELN
- the argC gene encoding N-acetyl-gamma-glutamyl-phosphate reductase; its protein translation is MATEKKINAGIVGGAGYGGGEMIRLLLNHPNVNISFVHSRSNAGNPLYAVHADLLGETELTFTGELSNDVDVIFLCLGHGEAKKFVEDNDIPAHINIIDLSQDFRLGETAKGREFVYGLVELNKEKIASAKNIANPGCFATAIQLGLLPLAKAGKLQEVHTTGITGSTGAGQSLQATSHFTWRANNVSTYKVLSHQHLKEIRRSLQLLQPSFGGEINFVPVRGDFPRGIWITSYLNSDLSLEEAQQLYKDYYADAPFTHVSDKQIDLKQVVNTNKVLIQLEKVGNKLVIHSIEDNLVKGASGQAIQNMNIMYGLDETAGLKLKSIVF
- a CDS encoding argininosuccinate synthase, encoding MKKVVLGFSGGLDTSYCVKYLTEEKGYEVHSVIVNTGGFSEEELVEIEKRAYNLGVKSHKTVNAVRSYYDSVIKYLIFGNVLKNNTYPLSVSAERMSQALAIGEYVREVGADAVAHGSTGAGNDQVRFDMIFNIMIPGVEIITPIRDMKLSREAEISYLKEKGVEMNFEKAAYSINKGMWGTSVGGKETLTSNGFLPEEAWPTQLTKEGTEQVKLKFVKGELTGVNDKTFAHPSEAIQYLQTIAGPFAIGRDIHVGDTIIGIKGRVGFEAAAPVIIIKAHHALEKHVLTKWQLSWKDQLAAFYGNWMHEGQIMDPVMRDIEAFLQHSQENVTGEVFVTLQPYRFQVTGIESAYDLMSSKFGKYGEMNNGWSGEDVRGFSKIFGNQTMIWHQVTESANGGK